The genome window AAGGGGATGATAAAGAGAATCTGACTATTTATATGATTAGAGCTTTAGCTAAATAGTTTTAGTCTTCAATCTTTCGCCTCATTTATAGTAATCATTTTATACTTCATACCGTACTAGATTGGTATTATACCCGTTGTTTGTTTGGTATTTCCTGTCTAACTTGATTCATGGCTTTTCTTTATCCTTCTTTCTTATTTGCTTTAGCAGCGGCTGCTATACCTGTTATACTTCATTTAGTGCAGCTGCGAAGAGCAAAACGGGTACAGTTCAGTAATGTTAGGTTTATTAAAGCTTCTCAGGAGGTTACTGCCAGTCAGCGTAAGCTTAAAGAGCTTCTAATTCTTTTATGCAGGATCTGCTTTATTACCTTTTTAGTTTTGGCCTTTGCTCAGCCTTTTCTTCCTGGATCTGCTGCTGTGCCTACGTCTGATAAGGATGTTTCTGTAATGATTGATAACTCCTATAGTATGCAGAATTTGCATGCTGAAAGAGATATGGCCCTTCTTACTTTTGCTGTTGATAAAGCAAAAACTGTTTTTGATCTTTTCCCTCCTGCTGCTTCTTTCTCCATTTTAGATAACAATAGCATTTCAGTAAGTAAATTTCCTTCACCAGCTGACGCAAGAGCTGCTCTAGATAATTTAGATTTTTCCTCTAAGTCCCAGGGCAAGTTTAAAAGCAGTGGTGGTCATTTCTTTTTTTTCTCAGATTTTCAGAAGAATAACTTTACCCCTTCTTCAGTAAATCAGTTTGATAGTGTGACACAAGTTCATTTGTTACCCCTTGAGTCTGGAAGTATAGCAAATGTTTACATAGACACAGTCTATCTTGAAGATGCTTTCATAAGAGCAGGTGGTGAGAGTACTTTACATGTTATCATTCAAAATGCCGGGTCTGAAAGTATACATGATATACCTCTAAAATTGATAATAGATGAGCAGCAAGTTGCTGCTTTAAGTGTTGATTTACCTGCCAATCAGGCTACGGAAGCTGTTATAAGTTTCAAGGTTAGCAGTAACAGAAGTAGTTTAGCCTATTTAGCTGTAGATGATTATCCTGTTGAATTTGACAACACCTATTATTTTGTGCTTAAACCCTCTCAAACTATACACATCGTTGAGATTACAGATGGTAATAATTTAGACCTTGAAAATCTCTTTAGCAAGGAGCGGTTGTTCAGGTATACAAAATATCAAACAAGTGGTGTTAATTATTCCCGTTCTGGTGAAGCAGATATTATTATTTTAAATGGCTTAAAAGATATAAGTAATGCTTTGGCAACTACTATATCTAATTATATACAGGAGGGAGGTACTTTGATGATCATACCTCCCGCCAGCAGTGATATAAATGGATATGATGGTTTGTTTAACGCAGCCGGGATCCCGGCACGAGTAGCAGCATCATCTGGAATCAAATCTGACTTAGTAGCACCCGCAGCTGATAACCCATTTTTCAGGGGAATTTTTGCTGATTACGATAGAAAAATGCAGATGCCTTCTGCTGTCAGGAGCATGACTTGGTCCCGTGCTTCGGATAATATTTTAAAGTATAGGGGTGGCGTTCCTTTTATTTCCAGGTTTGATCGGGGCCAAGGGCAAGTATATTTGATGGCAGCTCCTTTACACGAAGATCATAATACCTTTGTTAATCATGCATTATTGTTACCAGTAATGTATAAGATTGCGATAAGTAGCTATAAGCAGGAACAGCAGCTGGCCTATACTTTAAGCGCGAATACTATAAAATTAACGATCTCACTTACCTCTGAAGGAGAAGGCATATATAAGTTAGAAAAAGACAGTCTATCGTTTATACCTGAACAACAAATACGAGGAGGTAACTTATACTTGAATATACCTCCTGATCTAAATGAAGCGGGCATTTATAAGCTAACCTTAAATGGTAAAACTGCAGGTACGGTTGCTTTTAATTACGATAACCGCGAATCACATTTAGAGCAGTATACACCTGAAGAATTGCGCAGTATAATAGGTACGGACAGGAAAAATATACACGTATATGATTATGGTGATGCCTTTTCGGTTAAGAATGAATTTGAAAAACGATATTTTGGCGTGAAGCTTTGGAAATATTGTCTAATATTGTGTCTGTTTTTCCTGATGGCCGAAATAGCCCTTATTAGATTTCTCTGACATGAACGTTTTCCTAAGAGCCGCTACCATCTATAATCCAACTTCAGAACTTCACCTGCAACGGCAAAATATCTTAATTGAGCAGGGAAAGATCACCTACATTGGTCCTGACGAGAAGCAGGCAGATCATATAATAACATCAGATCATTTATGTGTTTCGGTAGGCTGGGCAGATATGTACGCTGTTACAGGCGAACCAGGGCTGGAGCATAAAGAAGACCTGCAGAGCCTGGCATTTGCTGCCGCTGCAGGCGGCTTTACAGAAGTGCTTTGTATGCCAAATGTAGAGCCGGTTGTGCAGACAAAAGGAGCCATCAGCTATTTAAAGAACAGATCCGTTTATTTGCCGGTTACACTGCATCCAACTGCCGCCGTAACAATGGAAGCAGAAGGCAAAGAGCTAACAGAAATGATTGACCTGAAACAGGCAGGAGCTGTAGCTTTTACAGACGGAACCCATCCTATACAAGGGGCTGAAGTAATGGTAAAAGCGCTACAATACCTTCAGTTGTTTGATGGTCTGCTTTTGAATAGACCTGAAAATACTAGGCTCACTGTTTTTGGGCAGATGCACGAAGGAATAGCCAGTACTAAACTTGGCCTTAAAGGAATGCCAGCGCTGGCCGAAGAAACTATGGTTGCCCGCGACCTCCAACTGCTGGCCTATACAGGTGGTAAACTTCATTTCTCCTTAATATCTACTGCAAAGGCTATCGAAAGTATAAGAAAGGCAAAAGCAGATGGCTTACATGTAACTTGTGATGTAGCGAGTTACCAAGCTGCCTTTACTGATGATACCATGTTACCCTTCGATACAAACTATAAAGTTAACCCACCTTTCCGGAGTGCTACAGACGCTGAAGCAATTAAGTTAGGATTGGCAGACGGAACGATAGATGCGATTGTATCAGGGCATCAGCCACACGACACAGAAGCTAAAAAGCTCGAATTTGACTTGGCAGAGTTTGGGATTATAAACCTTGAAACTGCTTTTGCAGTAGCGAATACTACTTTAAGAGATGCCGTACCTTTAGAAACGATCATTGAGAAGCTGACCACTATACCTCGTAAAATATTACAGTTACCACAGCCTCAGATTGCCGAAGGAGAGTTAGCCAATCTTACTATTTTTGATCCAAAGCAGCAGTGGACACCACAAGAGAATACCTCCCGGTCAAAAGGCGTAAACAGTCCGTTCTTCGGGCAGCAGCTTACCGGTAAAGTAATTGGTATCATCCATAAGGGGCAACTGGTGTTAAATTAATTTTATTAATAAATTTATCTCTATATTACAGTTAATTACTATAGTTGCTGTAGTATAACCTGCATACATGTTTAATCAAGCAATAATAAGAGTTGGTATACGCTACGGCGTTACGGGTGGGGTAGTATGCTTTGCTATAGTTCTGCTGTTATACTTTCTCGGGCTGAATCCATTCGGCGACTATGGCCGCTATAGTTTTATACCTATACCATTTGCCATTTTTATGGGAATACGGTATTACAAAAAGTTTAACGACACCGAGATCGGCTTCCTGAGAGGGCTTCGTGTAGGAGCTTCCATTACTTTTTATACAGCTCTTTGTGCTTCTATGCTGGTTTTTATACTCACTTATATAGCCGGCCCTGAACTATTGCAGCAGCATATAGAAGAGATGAAAATGATGTTGGAAACCGGACGCGAAGAGCAGGTAAAATTATTTGGTGAGAAATGGTACCAGGAAGCTTACAAAGCGGCTGTAACTACAACACCATCATCATTAGCAGCTGGCGATTTCATAAGAAGGTTTTTGGGAGGGATGGTTTTTGCACTGGTTGCAGCTGTTTATTTTAGAAAGTAAACTTAACCTTAAACTATAAAATCATGACTGAAACTCAACCTTCTGTTACTTCGGTAGCGCTTAAGTATGGCTTTATTACGGCACTGGTAGGTGTTGTTTATACATTAATCATCATGGTAGCTGATCTGGGTGATAACAGATGGCTATCGGGCTTATCCTACCTTATCCTTATTGCAGGTATAGTTCTGGCCATGAAACAGTATAAAAACATCAACTATGGTTACATGTCTTATGGGCAGGGCCTAGGTATAG of Pontibacter deserti contains these proteins:
- a CDS encoding BatA domain-containing protein, translating into MAFLYPSFLFALAAAAIPVILHLVQLRRAKRVQFSNVRFIKASQEVTASQRKLKELLILLCRICFITFLVLAFAQPFLPGSAAVPTSDKDVSVMIDNSYSMQNLHAERDMALLTFAVDKAKTVFDLFPPAASFSILDNNSISVSKFPSPADARAALDNLDFSSKSQGKFKSSGGHFFFFSDFQKNNFTPSSVNQFDSVTQVHLLPLESGSIANVYIDTVYLEDAFIRAGGESTLHVIIQNAGSESIHDIPLKLIIDEQQVAALSVDLPANQATEAVISFKVSSNRSSLAYLAVDDYPVEFDNTYYFVLKPSQTIHIVEITDGNNLDLENLFSKERLFRYTKYQTSGVNYSRSGEADIIILNGLKDISNALATTISNYIQEGGTLMIIPPASSDINGYDGLFNAAGIPARVAASSGIKSDLVAPAADNPFFRGIFADYDRKMQMPSAVRSMTWSRASDNILKYRGGVPFISRFDRGQGQVYLMAAPLHEDHNTFVNHALLLPVMYKIAISSYKQEQQLAYTLSANTIKLTISLTSEGEGIYKLEKDSLSFIPEQQIRGGNLYLNIPPDLNEAGIYKLTLNGKTAGTVAFNYDNRESHLEQYTPEELRSIIGTDRKNIHVYDYGDAFSVKNEFEKRYFGVKLWKYCLILCLFFLMAEIALIRFL
- a CDS encoding dihydroorotase; its protein translation is MNVFLRAATIYNPTSELHLQRQNILIEQGKITYIGPDEKQADHIITSDHLCVSVGWADMYAVTGEPGLEHKEDLQSLAFAAAAGGFTEVLCMPNVEPVVQTKGAISYLKNRSVYLPVTLHPTAAVTMEAEGKELTEMIDLKQAGAVAFTDGTHPIQGAEVMVKALQYLQLFDGLLLNRPENTRLTVFGQMHEGIASTKLGLKGMPALAEETMVARDLQLLAYTGGKLHFSLISTAKAIESIRKAKADGLHVTCDVASYQAAFTDDTMLPFDTNYKVNPPFRSATDAEAIKLGLADGTIDAIVSGHQPHDTEAKKLEFDLAEFGIINLETAFAVANTTLRDAVPLETIIEKLTTIPRKILQLPQPQIAEGELANLTIFDPKQQWTPQENTSRSKGVNSPFFGQQLTGKVIGIIHKGQLVLN
- a CDS encoding DUF4199 domain-containing protein, whose product is MFNQAIIRVGIRYGVTGGVVCFAIVLLLYFLGLNPFGDYGRYSFIPIPFAIFMGIRYYKKFNDTEIGFLRGLRVGASITFYTALCASMLVFILTYIAGPELLQQHIEEMKMMLETGREEQVKLFGEKWYQEAYKAAVTTTPSSLAAGDFIRRFLGGMVFALVAAVYFRK